ACTCTAAAATTtatcaaatagaaagaaaaaacaattccttTTCTAACCTTTATGATTTTATCTACTTAAGcatatcagagaaaataattattagtGTTAAGTATatgataaagataataaatacaaGACAATTCTCTGTCTCCATTTCTACAAGGTCTCATAGTCCTGCATGATCTCCTTTACCTTCTCAAGCTGATTATATTCCACATTAGCTTTTGGTTCACTTAATTTTCTTTGTACCCTATTTGCCTCCTTTAATGATCCCTAtcctatttatttcttaaaaaaaaaaaaatagcacttctCCCTTACCACTACCTTATCCACATGGGCATTCTACAAGAGACCTTGATAAGGACTTCACTATACCACTGAAATATAGAAAGAGGAAGCTGCTAGAGATCTCTAAACATGGGGAAACTACcttttaaatatgatttaagGATTCCCCTTTTGTGGGCAATATTCTGGAATAAGTGATAACTTGAATTCATTTCTGACTCTAAAAGGGATTGTATTAAGATCTACATCCAAATTGTAAAATCTAGAACACtggctttttcttaaaattttgccatggaaaggaagaaagtgtaaagggaagaaataaacagATTATCAAATTGAAGGCAATGAGGAAGTTAACTAGAATACACCAAATACTGACATAACAACATATTCCTCATTGCTAATGTGGCAACAGGCTTTAGTAACTTGAAATTCTTGTTCACTAGTTTCCTACTTCCCACTCTGACTGAATACATTTTCCCTAAAAATCACAATCGACTAGTTACAACAAATGCTGTAAAGGCTCAAAagattaaattttagaaaatcactAAGAATGATAATAGGATATATTCATATCCATTCAAACAGATTCGTTTGCAGCACAGTTTCTAATACTGACTTTgagaaaacagattaaaaacagaaagcatcaAGGTCATAGGATGACTAAATGGAAAGTACTTAGCAAGaagaatttattcaaataaatggtATTTTCCAGTTAATCATGGCATGCTGAATGTACCCACTAACTTTGACGCCTGCCCCAAGCcatactaaaatgaaaataaaaggtaataCGATGTACATAAACtcataaagataaagagaatggaagagggggaaacagcaataaaattaagaaactagAAGGTTAATAGTTAAGTGGACGCTGACTAGGAAAGCAAAACTTTCCCAGACCAGCAGTGGGGAAAGCTGAGAAGTCACCTGACTTACACTGCAGAACCCCTAGTGGCTCAGAAACTGGCAGCATCAGATATTCTGGAAGTAGAGAAGGAGGGGCTGAAAGACATTTGAAAGTCTTTCTTTCTGCCCCTGACCAGCCAGGTAAAGTTCCTCTCCAACGTAAGCAGAataaagaggcttttttttttttttttttttttgctttggggagaataaaacaaacagaatcCAACACTAGGCACAAGTGACTTCAGGGATGTTATGCCACAAGCAGGGAAAGTAAGTTAAAGTTTATATACTAAATAATTTGATAAAGCCACCTTTTCTATCACTCAGCTCTCAGAATGCTGGCCACTTGGCCTCATCTTTTCAGGCAGTAGATcagaaaagttggagttcccgtcatggctcggcagaaatgattctgaatagcatccatgaggacgcaggtttgataactggccttgatcagtgggttgaggatccagtgttgctgtgagcggtggtgtgggtcacagatatggctcagatctgatgttgctgtggctttggtataggccagcagctacagctccgactggatctctagcctgagaacttccatatgctatgggtgcggccctaaaagtgaaaaaaaaagaagttattttggGGAATCCAACCAGCACAAGAGAAATCATCTAAAGACAATGACATTTGTAGATTCACCAAGAAAACAGTCCATCAAGTTAACTCTAcagtaaaatctaaaattaataatACTCACACAAATGCAGTTTCCAAGGCtattcaaggaaaaagaaaacaacaaaagataTAGCAAGAAAAAGCATTCATACCACAGTATACTACTAAAAAAATCTTCAGAGAACAAAAAGAGCTTTTAGAATTAAAAAGATAAcaggaaaaagaacattttaatagaagagtttgaaaataaagttGAGGATAGCTTCCAGAAAGCAGAGCAAAAACGCACAGAGATGAAATGCAAGAAgagtaaagataaaaaattagaaaatcatccCAGGGGATCCAATACCTAATTACAGGGGTTCtagaaagaaaagtgaatttttttaatgaggaagaaAATTATCAATACTATCaaggaaataattcagaaaatttCCCAGTTTCCACATTGAAAATGCCCATCAAGTACCCAGCTGCATGAATGGAAAGACCTTCACAGAGTCATGAAATTTCACAATACTGATTTTAAGGctatattgaggagttcctattgtggtacaatggaaaggaatctgactagtatctataatatccatgaggatgcggattagatccctggccttgctcagtgagttggagatctggcattgctgtgagctgtggtgtaggtcacagacgcgacttggatcccgtgttgctgtggctatgatgtaggccagcagctgtagctccaattcaacaattcgacccttagcctgggaacctccatatgccacaggtgtggccctaaaaagcaaaaaaaaaaaaaaaaaaaaaaggtgtattgtacaacacagagaatatagccaatattttataataactataaatggagcataacttttaaaaattgggaacCACTATATGTATACCTATAACTTAAATAATATTgcacagcaactatacttcaaaaaaaaagctttggggtTTGAGGTTAAGGGGCAAGAGACATAAAAGGATCAAGAATTAGAAATGCATAACATCACAGTTCTTAACAGTAATAATACAGTCATAATTGGTTGAATCCAGATGTGAAACCCATGGAAATGAAGGGCCCACTGTATTCATTATATTACACCATTTCATATAAGGGACCCAAGTATCCACAGATTTGGTATTTGTGGGGGCTCCTGTAACCAATCCCCCATGGATACTGAGGGACAATTACACTAGAAACCCAAAGACAATGGGGCAATGCCATCAACATTgtgaggaaaaattatttcctaCTTAGAACTCTATTTCTAGCCAAAATATCTTTCAAGgcctaaaaaaaatttcttcctatGAACCTCCTCAGGAAGCTAGTGCAGGAAGCTCCACAGAAAAAAGGCAGTAATCCAAGACAGGGACATTCTAGAAAACAGGACTTTAGTAACAACGGCAACAGAGAAACTCTATGATGAGGGTTGAAGGAGAGTGGAAGTCAAGAGCCGTGGTAGCGGGCCAAATGATCAACTCATCCAGATCAGAGCATGGCAGCAGGCTCTGGGAGAGACTTCTTTAAGCAAATGAAACAGAGTAAATACCTAATATGCATGAACTATTGAGAGATTTGCTAGGAAGAGTTTAGATATaaatccttgaaaaaaaaaacctaagtacATGAAGAAAAGTGCAattaattagagaaaaaaaaagggtaataaTCTTGTTACAGGGCTCAGTCATTGATAGCTTTATCTATATCTGATAGTATAAACTCTGAACACTCTTCTAACCCAAAATACAAGTGACTATGTTTAGAGAGTGAAGACACAGCTTTTATATACATTTGATGTATTGGAGGTGAAGGTAGGAAGTGTTTGAAAGAAAGCTGAGGACTCTCATCTCCTAAAGTGCTAAGTCAAAGGACAGTATAAACAGATAATGCCTCAAgtggaaaaatcaagaaatagtaATATAAGATATACTTAAAgtggaaaaatcaagaaatagtaatataagatatatttaaacaatataagatatacttaaaaatatttctctggaCTTTGTTTTGTGCACATGTACTTCAACTGTTTTAAAGTTCCTCTCAATAGATCTGGGAACTAATGACACACCTGGTAAAACACTGTTATCTTTCATGCTCCCCAGGAGCTTTTGGGAGGGTGAAGGGATATTTACTTgattcacattttatatattttaggaaaaaatagatttaaaaggggaaaaaaggaaatcaaaatgtcCTCAAAAATCTCTAATGTTCTAGTCTCCTAATGAGATGTAAATACCCTCTTTTCCATCAGGCCTGTGATATGAAAACCATAAGCATCACAATATTGTTTTGGCTGCTCTCCATCCTATTATTATCAGATGAAAGCCAGACTTCTAAAATAGTAAGTTTTTACAATCaaggtgataaaaatattttcaagggcACACTTTGCgtaaatttagtaaaatattccaaggcagtaaaagaaagaaaaaaaagttcaagctATCAAAATGAACTTTTTGTTAGCTGTGTATACTCAAAACATGTGATCTCTGAGCCAGATTCTAATTTGACAAaagcagttttcatttttttaaaaaaactgaattctTTGAAAGTTGATTAAAGGAGAAACCTGTGGAATTTCACTATGAAATTGAGATTAGTTACAAAACATGAAAATCATGCTTTAAAATGTAgggagcattttaaaaaatcactatttgAGGGAAATTGCTGttacattattaatattattactgGGGGCACATTTCAACTGCAAAAATAGTCAAAACAAGAACTATTTCTTTGGCTCTATATCCATGTAAGGAAAGCACTTCTTCATGTTGCCTGGCACATTAAATcaagggaaagggagtgggatggactgggaatttcgggttaatagatgcaaactattacctttggaatgaataagcaagagaacctgctgtatagcactgggaactatatcttgtcacttatgatggagcatgataatgtgagaaaatgaatgtatgtatgtgtgactgggtcaccttgccatagtagaaaattgacagaacactgtaaaccagctatgatggaaaaaataaaaataatttaaaaaaccaaatacatGGCTCAATTTCTGTTACgagataaatattttcttttaaaacacaaaattttgaGCTGTTAACCCTGTAGAATTATTATTGAATATTAACTCACAATTATTTAAAAGTCCTAGGTATAGTGTGGGGCTATTAACCCTATACAGttgtatattgattattttgtaattatgtaAAAGTTCTAGATATAGTGTGGGTAGCtctactgactttttaaaattacatatttttacattatttcctCATTATAAATATGAACCTTGCACACTGAAATACTAAATAAgttaaaagaattattatttatcatttactTTCACATATACAAATAGGCAATATgccaatcttttttctttctctaatgaCTATGTGATATTAGTTGGATGATACTTGaatgacaaaatagaattttcttgGTCAATTATATATATCAAAATTTCCTAGTCTTCAGTATTCCATCCCAATATAAATAGTATTTGCTTtacctttttcatattttaacaccaaaagattagatttttttttctacaggtATTTCCTTCCCATACCTAATTGCCTGGACATGAAAATTTGGGAAATTCTGTTAGTATTCCTCCTTATTAAtgcatttctaattttctctcttttaggaAGTCACGTATAATTACACTGCAAAGAATTATACTTTGATTCcagagaatatcaataaagatgTTACTATACTTGATCTCAGTTATAATCAAATTACTCTGAATATTAAAGACACAAGGGTTCTACAGACTTATTTTTTACTCACTGAGCTCTATTTGATTGAGAATAATGTCATTATCTTACATAATAATAGTTTTGGTAAACTCTCCAATCTAGAAAtcttaaatatttgtagaaacTCCATCCACATAATTCAACATAATGCCTTTATAGGCTTAAATAAACTAAAACAGTTACATCTCtgtcaaaacaaaatattagaactGAATTCTGATATATTTATACCTCTAAAAAACCTGATACTACTGAATCTGCAAGGCAATTTGATAAACTATTTTGATGTACCACAATTGTTTCATCTggaattcataattttatatgGAAATCCATGGAACTGCTCTTGTAGTCTACTGAGTTTGCAAAACTGGTTGAATACATCAAATGTGACACTAGGTAAGCAATCATAATTTAGTCAAAACCAAAATGTGATTGATTTTTGGTTGTTCTACCCCAGAAAAGTCTCTCGTTTCATGTcttaaggaaaaggaaactaTTCCTGCATAAAAGGAACAGGAAGTAACGCTGAAAAGCAGTTGTTGAAGAGgtgctcttcctctgcctcttcttgaaaaaataaagaagaaaaagtatatatgtgatACTGTCACTTTATATACTTAGTTTGTAGTTTTGATacataaaactctttttttttttttttggtgccacatcacatggaacttcccaggctaaggatcaaattggagccccagctgccagcttacgccacagccacagcaaagtaggatccaagctgcatctgcgacctacagctcaaggcaatgccagatacttaacctactaagcgaggtcagggattgaaccgcatcctcatggatactagttggattcgttaccactgagccacaacaggaactcccacataagactactttttaaaaatacttccacTTTTCTTAGGCTATCCTGTtggagaaaaggtgaaaacaGGTACCCTGCTTTCTAAACTGCTCAACATGTTCCAGATGCTCAACCACAATTTTAATCATAACATCTTTTCTAACACAAACAAACTAGACAGTAAACAGATACTGCACTTaaactatatttataaaataacttaaTAAACGGAAAAGGATGTGTTTCCCCCATAGTGTTGTAGGCAGATACAACAGTTTCTTTCTTATATCTTTAATGATAACAGATGTCCAAAaatttgatgggagttcccgtcttggcttagcggaaacaaacccgactcatatccatgaggatacatgttcaatccctggctcccctCAGTAGGTCAAAAATTTGGTGTtactgccagctgtggtgtaggccaaaagctgtagctctgattcaacatctagcctgggaacttccatatgccatatgtgtggcccttaaaaaaaaaaattattaaaagacgtcagagttcccattgtggcacagtggaaacaaatccgactagtatccatgaggatgcaggtttgatccctggcctcgctcggtgtgttggggatctggcattgcaatgagctgtagtgtaggttgcagacgcggctcagatcctgcgttgctgtggttgtggtacaggctggcagctacagagccaattcaacccatagcctgggagcttccgtatgtcacaggtgcagccctaaaaagcaaagattaataaataaatagataaataaataaaacaatgtcaaCCTTAATAATTATGATTACTAACTATAATAATTTTAGTTTCCATAATAAATCTTATTCTTTCTAATTtactagaaaatgaaaacatcaccATGTGTAGCTATCCAGATATCCTGAACCGCTACAATATCAAAATGGTACCTTATGAGGCTAAATGCTACTCAAAATTTCCTTCACCTATAACTGCAGACCTTTATCATTTTCAGTCCGTTAGAGATTCAACA
The nucleotide sequence above comes from Phacochoerus africanus isolate WHEZ1 chromosome 2, ROS_Pafr_v1, whole genome shotgun sequence. Encoded proteins:
- the LRRC19 gene encoding leucine-rich repeat-containing protein 19, which produces MKTISITILFWLLSILLLSDESQTSKIEVTYNYTAKNYTLIPENINKDVTILDLSYNQITLNIKDTRVLQTYFLLTELYLIENNVIILHNNSFGKLSNLEILNICRNSIHIIQHNAFIGLNKLKQLHLCQNKILELNSDIFIPLKNLILLNLQGNLINYFDVPQLFHLEFIILYGNPWNCSCSLLSLQNWLNTSNVTLENENITMCSYPDILNRYNIKMVPYEAKCYSKFPSPITADLYHFQSVRDSTFNSSLNNLTSNSERESHGKSWTLLIGVVVTVLVTSLLISIAIKCPVWYNFLLSYNHHRLEEHEAETYEDSFTGNPSSPSQIPDTNSEETTVIFEQLHSFVVDDDGFIEDKYIDTHELHEEN